The proteins below are encoded in one region of Phaseolus vulgaris cultivar G19833 chromosome 1, P. vulgaris v2.0, whole genome shotgun sequence:
- the LOC137813727 gene encoding uncharacterized protein, with translation MAYPFSDFKYSDGLTVVGISFCTAIVCEAISWILIYRTNSYKNLRSSIDKASKKLETMKTDSNKINIKKSKTKKIDRVETSLKESSRDLSLFKFKSGGVVALVLFVVFGLLNSLFEGKVVAKLPFKPFGLIMKMSHRGLQGNDPTDCSMAFLYFLCSISIRTNLQKFLGFAPPRGASAGLFPMPDPKTS, from the coding sequence ATGGCATATCCTTTCTCAGATTTCAAGTACTCTGATGGCCTCACTGTAGTGGGTATCTCCTTCTGCACAGCTATTGTTTGTGAGGCTATCTCATGGATTCTTATCTATCGGACCAATTCTTACAAAAATCTTCGGTCTTCCATTGACAAAGCCTCCAAGAAGCTTGAGACCATGAAGACAGACAGCAATAAAATCAACATCAAGAAGTCCAAGACCAAAAAAATTGATCGTGTTGAGACAAGCCTCAAAGAATCGAGTCGTGACCTGTCTCTCTTCAAGTTCAAGTCTGGGGGTGTGGTGGCTCTGGTTCTCTTTGTAGTCTTTGGATTGCTGAATTCACTCTTCGAAGGCAAGGTAGTTGCCAAATTGCCCTTCAAGCCTTTTGGGCTTATTATGAAGATGAGCCATCGAGGGTTGCAGGGTAATGATCCCACTGATTGTTCCATGGCATTTCTATACTTCTTGTGTTCCATTAGCATCAGAACAAATTTGcagaagttcttgggttttgcACCGCCCAGAGGTGCAAGTGCTGGCCTCTTTCCCATGCCTGATCCAAAGACCAGTTGA